From the Anaerolineales bacterium genome, one window contains:
- a CDS encoding SDR family oxidoreductase encodes MDKWKDSVAIVTGGASGIGRALAKAIASRGGSVYLADINLAAAEAAAAEIGERATAVQLDVRNGEAFSKCVAAVVKQHGRLDYLFNNAGMGIAGEVFELPPQAWDRIIDLNIRGTVNGVAAAYPVMVQQGGGHIINTASLAGLGPAPLLTPYSMTKHAIVGLSASLRIEAAEFGVRVSVLCPASVETPMLDAEPPADLAGMPWKPNVRRFLTELAGPPYSVEKFAEEALRGVEKNLATIVAPGRARLVWYLGRLSPGLVEKASLGAVAAERKTKT; translated from the coding sequence ATGGATAAGTGGAAAGATAGTGTGGCGATAGTTACCGGCGGCGCTTCGGGCATAGGCCGCGCTTTGGCCAAGGCCATCGCCTCTCGCGGCGGTAGTGTTTATTTGGCTGACATCAACCTGGCAGCTGCTGAGGCCGCAGCGGCTGAAATTGGAGAGCGCGCCACGGCCGTGCAGCTGGATGTGCGCAACGGGGAAGCCTTCAGCAAGTGTGTCGCCGCGGTAGTCAAGCAGCATGGCCGCTTGGACTATCTTTTTAACAATGCGGGCATGGGGATCGCAGGTGAGGTCTTTGAGCTGCCCCCACAAGCTTGGGACCGCATTATTGATCTCAATATCCGCGGCACAGTCAATGGGGTGGCCGCTGCTTATCCAGTCATGGTGCAGCAGGGTGGGGGCCACATTATCAACACAGCTTCCCTGGCCGGGCTCGGGCCTGCACCGCTGCTGACGCCCTATTCGATGACCAAACATGCCATCGTGGGCCTGAGCGCCAGCTTGCGCATTGAGGCTGCTGAGTTTGGCGTGCGTGTCAGTGTGCTCTGCCCAGCCTCCGTGGAAACACCGATGCTGGATGCGGAGCCGCCTGCCGACCTGGCCGGCATGCCCTGGAAACCCAATGTGCGGCGTTTCCTTACGGAGCTGGCCGGCCCGCCTTATTCCGTGGAGAAATTTGCGGAAGAAGCCCTGCGCGGTGTAGAGAAAAACCTTGCCACAATTGTCGCCCCGGGGCGCGCCCGCTTGGTGTGGTACCTGGGGCGGCTGTCACCTGGCCTGGTGGAAAAAGCCAGCCTCGGGGCGGTTGCCGCGGAACGCAAAACCAAAACCTAA
- a CDS encoding DEAD/DEAH box helicase: protein MSLQEPDPQHLEIPQDGLPATKLAELSARIQQAAQQVGWSELAPVQAMAVPYLLAGQDLMVQARTGSGKTGAFLLPMLDRLDPALKQAQALVLVPTRELASQVTDEATKLFADTGLEVVPVYGGVGYQQQIDGFQRGAQLVVGTPGRVLDHLLKRNLKLDHLKLLVMDEADRMLSMGFYQDMLEVQSYLPSKGVQGSMFSATFPANVQRLAERFLDKPAFLSLSRDHVHVTDVQHVMMKAARMDKDRALVRLLEIDNPPQALIFCNTKTRVTYVTTVLQRFGYNAAEMSSELSQAARERVLQQLKDGHVRFVVATDVAARGIDIQDLGYVVLYEPPEDPELYIHRAGRTGRAGASGIAISLIMGLEERELKKIASIYKIEFQERPAPTDEDVARVVSERMIAILEGQLRTRDKLQTERMQRFMQLSAQLAESEEGRALLAMILDDRYYAATQAGTPVEAQERVKPTSDGSGQQKRRHRSGRR from the coding sequence TTGTCACTGCAAGAACCTGACCCACAACATTTAGAAATCCCTCAAGACGGCCTGCCGGCCACCAAACTGGCAGAGCTCTCTGCACGCATCCAACAAGCCGCCCAGCAGGTAGGTTGGTCAGAGCTAGCCCCTGTGCAAGCCATGGCCGTGCCCTACTTGCTGGCTGGACAAGATCTGATGGTCCAGGCTCGCACCGGCAGCGGCAAGACCGGCGCTTTTCTGCTGCCTATGCTGGACCGCCTGGACCCAGCGCTAAAACAAGCCCAAGCGCTGGTGCTGGTGCCCACCCGAGAACTGGCCAGCCAGGTGACCGACGAAGCCACCAAGCTGTTCGCTGACACCGGCTTGGAGGTGGTGCCGGTCTATGGTGGCGTGGGCTACCAGCAACAGATAGACGGCTTCCAACGCGGCGCTCAGCTGGTGGTGGGTACCCCCGGCCGGGTCCTGGACCACTTGTTGAAGCGCAATTTAAAGCTGGATCATTTGAAGCTGCTGGTCATGGACGAAGCCGACCGCATGCTCTCGATGGGCTTCTACCAGGACATGCTAGAGGTGCAAAGTTACCTGCCCAGCAAGGGTGTGCAAGGCAGCATGTTCTCCGCCACCTTCCCGGCCAATGTGCAGCGCCTAGCCGAGCGTTTCCTCGACAAACCCGCCTTTCTCAGCCTGAGCCGTGACCATGTGCATGTGACCGATGTGCAGCATGTGATGATGAAAGCGGCGCGCATGGACAAGGACCGCGCCCTGGTGCGCCTGCTGGAGATTGACAATCCGCCTCAGGCGCTGATCTTCTGCAATACCAAAACACGCGTCACCTATGTGACTACCGTGCTGCAGCGTTTCGGCTATAACGCCGCAGAAATGAGCTCAGAGCTTTCCCAAGCGGCCCGGGAGCGCGTGCTGCAGCAACTCAAAGACGGACATGTGCGCTTCGTTGTGGCTACGGATGTGGCTGCCCGCGGCATTGACATCCAGGACCTGGGCTATGTGGTGCTGTACGAACCGCCCGAGGATCCCGAGCTCTACATCCACCGGGCCGGGCGCACCGGCCGGGCCGGCGCCAGCGGCATCGCCATCAGCCTGATCATGGGCTTGGAAGAACGTGAGCTTAAGAAGATCGCGTCAATCTATAAAATCGAGTTCCAGGAACGCCCCGCCCCCACCGACGAAGATGTCGCCCGGGTGGTTAGCGAGCGCATGATCGCCATTCTCGAAGGCCAACTGCGCACCCGAGACAAACTGCAAACTGAACGCATGCAGCGCTTCATGCAGCTGAGCGCACAGCTGGCCGAAAGCGAGGAGGGGCGCGCCTTGCTGGCCATGATCCTGGACGACCGTTACTACGCCGCCACGCAAGCGGGCACTCCCGTGGAAGCGCAGGAAAGGGTCAAGCCCACATCCGACGGCAGCGGGCAGCAAAAGCGCCGTCACAGGAGCGGACGGCGCTAG
- the dnaK gene encoding molecular chaperone DnaK, giving the protein MAKIIGIDLGTTNSVAAVMEGGDATVIPTAEGTRLLPSVVAFSKNGERMVGQPAKRQAVINPENTVSSIKRFVGRRFAEVASERGMVPYEVVDGPGGDARVKIPATGKEYSPQEISAMVLGKLKADAEAYLGEKVDKAVITVPAYFNDSQRQATKDAGKIAGLEVLRIINEPTAAALAYGLDKKDNETILVFDLGGGTFDVSVLEVGGGVIEVKATNGDTHLGGDDWDETIVNYLADEYKKEQGIDLRTDRQALQRLREAAEKAKIELSSVTETEINLPYVTADASGPKHLVSKLSRAKLEQLSEDLLARLRGPFDAALKDAGLKSGELDEVVLVGGSTRMPMVQELVRSLTGKEPHKGVNPDEVVAVGAAIQAGVLGGEVKDVLLLDVTPLSLGVETLGGVMTKMIERNTTIPVKKTEVYSTAEDNQTAVDIHILQGERTQAGDNMSLGHFRLDGIPAAPRGTPQVEVTFDIDANGILNVSAKDRASGKEQKITVTASTNLNQADIERMVQQAREHESEDRQRRELVEARNAADSLAYQTEKTLADLGEKVPAQERADIGAKIAELRKVLDGEDKAQIARLSEDLQNALHALSQQAYAQASPEADGPGANGHSTNGHGPQAQPDGDVVEGEFREA; this is encoded by the coding sequence ATGGCAAAAATCATAGGTATCGACTTGGGCACCACCAATAGCGTGGCAGCCGTGATGGAAGGCGGCGATGCGACCGTGATCCCCACCGCCGAAGGGACGCGCCTGCTGCCCTCGGTGGTGGCCTTCAGCAAGAATGGCGAGCGCATGGTGGGCCAGCCCGCCAAGCGCCAGGCTGTGATCAACCCGGAGAATACGGTGTCTTCCATCAAGCGCTTTGTGGGCCGTCGCTTTGCGGAAGTGGCCAGCGAGCGCGGCATGGTGCCGTACGAAGTGGTGGACGGCCCGGGCGGCGACGCCCGGGTGAAGATCCCCGCCACGGGCAAGGAATACAGCCCGCAGGAGATCTCCGCCATGGTGCTGGGCAAGCTGAAGGCGGACGCCGAGGCCTACCTGGGTGAAAAGGTGGACAAGGCCGTCATCACTGTGCCGGCCTACTTCAACGACAGCCAGCGCCAGGCCACTAAAGATGCCGGCAAGATCGCCGGCTTGGAAGTGCTGCGCATCATCAACGAGCCTACTGCGGCAGCCCTGGCCTATGGCCTGGACAAAAAGGACAATGAAACCATCCTGGTCTTTGACCTGGGCGGCGGCACTTTCGACGTCAGCGTGCTGGAGGTGGGCGGCGGCGTGATCGAGGTCAAGGCCACCAACGGCGACACGCATCTGGGCGGTGACGATTGGGATGAAACCATCGTCAACTACCTGGCCGACGAATACAAGAAAGAGCAGGGCATCGACCTGCGCACTGACCGCCAGGCCCTGCAGCGCCTGCGCGAGGCGGCCGAGAAGGCCAAGATCGAGCTGTCTTCGGTGACCGAGACCGAGATCAACCTGCCGTATGTCACGGCAGATGCGTCCGGCCCCAAGCACTTGGTAAGCAAGCTCAGCCGCGCCAAGCTGGAGCAGCTGAGTGAAGACTTGCTGGCCCGCCTGCGCGGCCCCTTTGATGCGGCCCTCAAGGACGCTGGCTTGAAGTCCGGCGAACTGGATGAAGTCGTGCTGGTCGGTGGCTCCACCCGCATGCCGATGGTGCAAGAGCTGGTGCGCAGCCTGACCGGCAAAGAGCCGCACAAAGGCGTCAACCCGGATGAGGTGGTTGCCGTAGGCGCCGCCATCCAGGCCGGCGTGCTGGGCGGCGAGGTCAAGGATGTGCTGCTGCTCGACGTGACCCCGCTCTCCCTGGGCGTGGAAACCCTGGGCGGCGTGATGACCAAGATGATCGAGCGCAACACAACTATCCCGGTCAAGAAGACCGAGGTCTATTCCACGGCCGAGGACAACCAGACCGCGGTGGATATCCATATCCTGCAGGGCGAACGGACCCAAGCCGGCGACAACATGAGCCTGGGCCACTTCCGCTTGGACGGCATCCCCGCCGCCCCGCGCGGCACGCCGCAGGTGGAAGTGACCTTCGACATCGACGCCAACGGCATCCTCAACGTGAGCGCCAAGGATCGCGCCAGCGGCAAGGAGCAGAAAATCACTGTGACCGCCTCGACCAACCTGAACCAGGCCGACATCGAGCGCATGGTGCAGCAAGCCCGCGAGCATGAGAGCGAAGATCGCCAGCGCCGCGAGCTGGTGGAAGCCCGCAATGCGGCTGACAGCCTGGCCTACCAGACCGAGAAGACCCTCGCGGATCTGGGCGAGAAGGTGCCCGCCCAGGAGCGTGCTGACATCGGGGCCAAGATCGCCGAACTGCGCAAGGTGCTGGACGGTGAAGACAAGGCGCAGATCGCCCGCCTGAGCGAAGATCTGCAGAACGCGCTGCATGCGCTCAGCCAACAGGCCTATGCCCAGGCCAGCCCTGAGGCGGATGGTCCCGGCGCCAACGGCCACAGCACCAACGGCCACGGGCCGCAAGCCCAGCCTGATGGCGATGTGGTGGAAGGCGAATTCCGCGAAGCCTAA
- a CDS encoding DEAD/DEAH box helicase — protein sequence MEPVERLLARWRAEPSLGGNVTHWHKRPALPAQLAPLPTALHPALAAAFARMGYGQLYSHQAAAWEQLRAGQHVAVVTGTASGKTLCYNLPVLDGLLRDPDARALYFFPTKALAYDQKHELDTWLEAAGQQAAVPVATYDGDTPSHQRSAIRRKARLLISNPDMLHYGILPNHTQWAEFFGSLRYVVLDEMHSYRGVFGSHVANVLRRLTRILNFYGARPQFILASATIANPGELAEKLIEQPARIIDQDGAPHGARHFLIYNPPIINEELGLRASLVQESTRLAADLLSQDVQTIVFGRTRRMVELMLKSLRAGSPQPDQLRGYRGGYLVAERRAIEAGLRSGELRGVVATNALELGVDIGGMGAAVLAGYPGTVAGTWQQAGRAGRGSGAALSVLVASSSPLDQFLARHPEYILERSPEHALINPDNLVILLSHLRCAAFELPFGQGESFGRVPAAEVQEMLRLLAEGGELHASGDKYFWMAEGQPARQVSLRGAGSDSVVLQAATPQGWALVGEVDPVGARSLVHPEAIYIHDGATYFVEKLDLVENVAYLRPIEADYYTMPRSRSTVSLVEDKEQAPVAAGSKHFGELNITEEVYGYLKMQWSGAEMPGGGELDLPPLQINTYGYWIEIGEQAVERLRERGLWSNDANEYGPDWPTIRDAVRARDGHACQVCGLPENGRPHDVHHKAPFRSFASRQEANRLDNLITLCPACHRKAETIVRIRSGLAGLSYVLQNLAPLFLMCDPRDLGVHSDPKADFAAGRPAVVVFDQMGDALGFSRKLFELHSELMNSSYHLVSECPCEDGCPSCVGPGGEQGKGSKPETLALLEELNAIASPANPPSL from the coding sequence ATGGAACCTGTGGAGCGCCTGCTAGCCCGCTGGCGGGCCGAGCCCAGCCTAGGCGGCAATGTCACCCATTGGCACAAGCGCCCCGCCCTGCCAGCGCAGTTGGCGCCGCTGCCCACTGCGCTGCACCCGGCGCTGGCGGCCGCTTTTGCGCGCATGGGCTACGGCCAGCTGTACAGCCACCAGGCCGCCGCCTGGGAACAGCTGCGCGCCGGGCAGCATGTCGCCGTGGTGACCGGCACAGCCAGCGGCAAAACCCTGTGCTACAACCTGCCGGTGCTGGATGGGCTGCTCCGTGACCCGGACGCACGGGCGCTGTACTTTTTCCCCACCAAGGCCCTGGCTTACGACCAGAAGCACGAGCTGGACACCTGGCTGGAAGCCGCCGGGCAGCAAGCCGCCGTGCCGGTGGCCACGTATGACGGCGACACCCCCAGCCACCAACGCAGCGCCATCCGCCGCAAGGCGCGCTTGCTGATCAGCAACCCCGACATGCTGCATTACGGCATCCTGCCAAACCACACTCAGTGGGCGGAGTTCTTCGGCAGCCTGCGTTACGTCGTGCTGGACGAAATGCACAGCTACCGCGGCGTGTTCGGCTCGCATGTGGCCAATGTGCTGCGCCGCCTGACCCGCATCCTCAACTTTTACGGCGCCCGGCCGCAGTTCATTCTGGCCTCAGCCACCATCGCCAACCCCGGCGAACTGGCCGAAAAGCTGATCGAGCAGCCAGCGCGCATCATTGACCAGGACGGTGCCCCGCACGGGGCACGCCACTTCCTTATATACAACCCGCCGATCATTAATGAAGAGCTGGGTCTGCGTGCCAGCCTGGTGCAAGAGAGCACCCGCCTGGCTGCCGACCTACTCAGCCAGGACGTGCAAACCATCGTCTTTGGCCGCACCCGCCGCATGGTGGAGCTGATGCTCAAGTCATTGCGGGCGGGCAGCCCGCAGCCGGACCAGCTGCGCGGCTACCGCGGCGGCTACCTGGTAGCCGAGCGGCGCGCTATCGAAGCCGGGCTGCGCAGCGGCGAACTGCGCGGCGTGGTGGCCACCAACGCGCTGGAACTGGGCGTGGACATCGGCGGCATGGGCGCGGCGGTGCTGGCCGGCTACCCCGGCACAGTGGCCGGCACCTGGCAGCAGGCCGGCCGCGCCGGCCGCGGCAGCGGGGCCGCGCTGTCTGTGCTGGTGGCTTCGTCCAGCCCGCTGGACCAGTTCCTGGCCCGGCACCCCGAATACATTCTCGAGCGCAGCCCGGAGCATGCGCTGATCAACCCCGACAATCTGGTCATCTTGCTTTCGCACTTGCGTTGTGCGGCCTTTGAGCTGCCTTTCGGGCAGGGCGAAAGCTTTGGCCGCGTACCCGCCGCTGAGGTGCAGGAGATGCTGCGCCTGCTGGCCGAAGGCGGCGAGCTGCACGCCTCAGGCGATAAGTATTTTTGGATGGCCGAGGGACAGCCCGCCCGCCAGGTGAGCCTGCGCGGGGCGGGCAGCGACTCAGTGGTGCTGCAGGCCGCTACGCCGCAGGGTTGGGCTTTGGTGGGCGAAGTCGACCCGGTGGGCGCCCGCAGCCTGGTGCACCCCGAGGCGATCTACATCCACGACGGCGCTACCTATTTTGTAGAGAAGTTGGATCTGGTGGAGAACGTGGCGTACCTGCGGCCCATCGAGGCCGATTACTACACCATGCCCCGCAGCCGCAGCACCGTCTCGCTGGTGGAGGACAAGGAGCAGGCTCCGGTCGCCGCCGGCAGCAAGCATTTCGGCGAACTGAACATCACCGAAGAAGTCTACGGCTACCTCAAAATGCAGTGGTCCGGCGCCGAGATGCCCGGCGGCGGGGAGCTGGACCTGCCGCCCCTGCAGATCAATACCTATGGCTACTGGATCGAAATTGGCGAGCAGGCCGTGGAACGCTTGCGCGAGCGCGGCCTGTGGAGCAACGACGCCAACGAATACGGGCCGGACTGGCCCACCATCCGCGATGCAGTGCGCGCCCGCGACGGGCACGCCTGCCAAGTCTGCGGACTGCCGGAGAACGGCCGCCCGCACGACGTGCACCATAAAGCGCCGTTTCGCAGCTTTGCCTCCCGCCAGGAAGCCAACCGCCTCGACAACCTGATCACGCTGTGCCCCGCCTGCCACCGCAAGGCGGAGACCATCGTGCGCATCCGCAGCGGGCTGGCCGGCCTGTCCTACGTCCTCCAAAACCTGGCCCCGTTGTTCCTGATGTGCGATCCGCGCGACCTGGGCGTGCACTCTGACCCCAAGGCCGACTTTGCCGCCGGCCGGCCAGCGGTGGTAGTCTTCGACCAGATGGGGGATGCGCTCGGTTTCAGTCGCAAGCTGTTCGAGCTGCACAGCGAGCTGATGAACAGCAGCTATCACCTGGTGAGCGAATGCCCCTGCGAAGACGGCTGTCCGTCCTGCGTCGGCCCTGGCGGCGAGCAGGGCAAGGGCAGCAAGCCGGAGACGCTGGCGCTGCTGGAAGAGCTCAACGCCATCGCCAGCCCGGCCAACCCGCCTTCGCTATAA
- a CDS encoding ribonuclease H-like domain-containing protein gives MSSLADRLKALGVQIGARGLKPQRGQSHGIESVQPGEVHDTDFGPAFVVQHFLPAEQAYGHGPLRFPANLDKVAAWSQDTRIALLPAERFLFLDTETTGMWGSGTLAFLVGIGRFVEGGFQQTQFFLREPIEERAMLDIVQRSVNNQDALVSFNGKSFDVPLLRGRYLSNGMQHPFGQLPHVDLLHLARRLWRELLPSRALGDLEVSLLGVVREEHEDAPGWMVPQLYMDYLHTGDARPLAKVFHHNHMDVLSLAALLEHLANKLAAPLEVSDQHSELHAIGRLYADTGFAEEAIDVFQSTLQMDLPVESKRRLQESLATLFRRRGDYEAALQLWEQAAGEGYIYAHVEIAKYYEHRAGDLQLALQYTQHALVLISKPEQLQQEQTYWQPLLTHRQARLERKLARRHPAGKSI, from the coding sequence ATGTCCAGCCTGGCAGACCGCCTCAAAGCCCTCGGCGTGCAGATCGGTGCACGCGGCCTGAAACCCCAACGGGGTCAGAGCCACGGCATCGAAAGTGTGCAGCCGGGAGAAGTCCACGACACAGACTTTGGGCCGGCGTTCGTGGTGCAGCACTTTTTGCCGGCCGAGCAGGCCTATGGCCATGGCCCGCTGCGCTTCCCGGCCAACTTGGACAAGGTGGCCGCCTGGTCGCAAGACACGCGCATCGCCCTGCTGCCCGCCGAGCGTTTCCTGTTCCTGGATACGGAAACCACCGGCATGTGGGGCAGCGGCACGTTGGCTTTTCTGGTGGGCATCGGCCGCTTCGTGGAAGGCGGCTTCCAGCAAACCCAATTTTTCCTGCGTGAGCCGATCGAAGAGCGCGCCATGTTGGACATCGTCCAGCGCAGCGTCAACAACCAGGACGCGCTGGTCAGTTTCAATGGCAAGAGCTTTGATGTGCCTCTGCTGCGCGGCCGCTACCTCAGCAATGGCATGCAGCACCCCTTTGGCCAACTGCCGCATGTGGACTTGCTGCACCTGGCCCGCCGGCTGTGGCGCGAACTGCTGCCCAGCCGTGCCCTGGGTGACCTGGAGGTCAGCCTGCTGGGCGTCGTGCGTGAGGAGCACGAGGATGCCCCGGGCTGGATGGTGCCCCAGCTCTACATGGACTACCTGCACACCGGCGACGCTCGCCCGCTGGCTAAGGTCTTCCACCACAACCACATGGACGTGCTCAGCCTGGCGGCCCTGCTAGAGCACTTGGCTAACAAGCTGGCCGCGCCGCTGGAGGTCAGCGACCAGCACAGCGAGCTGCACGCCATTGGGCGGCTGTATGCCGACACCGGCTTTGCCGAAGAAGCCATTGATGTCTTCCAGAGCACGCTGCAAATGGATCTGCCGGTCGAGAGCAAGCGCCGCCTGCAAGAAAGCTTGGCGACCCTGTTCCGCCGCCGCGGGGATTACGAGGCCGCCCTGCAGCTCTGGGAGCAGGCCGCCGGCGAAGGCTATATCTACGCTCATGTCGAGATCGCCAAGTACTACGAACACCGCGCCGGAGATCTGCAGCTGGCGCTGCAGTACACGCAACACGCCCTGGTGCTGATCAGCAAGCCGGAACAGCTACAGCAAGAGCAGACCTATTGGCAACCGCTGCTCACCCACCGCCAAGCGCGCCTGGAACGCAAGCTGGCACGCCGCCATCCCGCAGGAAAATCCATATAA